Proteins encoded within one genomic window of Tabrizicola piscis:
- a CDS encoding FAD-binding protein, with protein MRPVTEAELAAAIAGAAGPLLVRGGGTRTIGRAVGEVLETGGLSGVELYEPGALTLVVRAGTPLAEVEGVLAGERQRLAFEVPDFRQLLGREGASTIGGVVAANASGPRRVQVGACRDALLGVRFVDGAGTVVKNGGRVMKNVTGYDLAKLMAGSHGTLGVLTEVSFKVQALPEAEATLVIDGLADAEGLAVLRRALGSPFDVSGAAREGGRSLVRVEGMAGSVAYRVGQLRALVSGDVRVVEGAESADLWRRVRDVAAFAGQPGAVWRLAVVPTAAAGVVAAVGGEAVWDWGGGLVWLLTAEGRAEAVRAAVAGHGHATLIRGEGAPVFPPEAAEVAALGAGLRERFDPRGILNRGMMG; from the coding sequence CGCCGTGGGTGAGGTGCTGGAAACCGGTGGCCTGTCCGGGGTGGAACTGTATGAGCCCGGTGCCCTTACGCTTGTCGTCCGGGCGGGAACCCCCTTGGCCGAGGTTGAGGGCGTGCTGGCGGGGGAACGGCAGCGGCTGGCCTTCGAAGTGCCGGATTTCCGGCAACTGCTGGGGCGCGAGGGGGCTTCGACCATCGGGGGCGTGGTGGCGGCCAATGCCAGCGGGCCGCGCCGCGTGCAGGTGGGGGCCTGCCGCGATGCCTTGCTGGGGGTGCGCTTTGTCGATGGCGCGGGGACTGTCGTCAAGAACGGTGGGCGGGTGATGAAGAATGTCACCGGCTATGACCTGGCAAAGCTGATGGCGGGAAGCCACGGCACCCTCGGTGTGTTGACCGAGGTGTCCTTCAAGGTTCAGGCCCTGCCCGAAGCCGAGGCGACGCTGGTCATCGACGGCCTCGCCGATGCCGAGGGGCTGGCGGTGCTGCGCCGGGCCTTGGGGTCGCCCTTTGACGTGTCGGGCGCTGCGCGGGAAGGCGGGCGGTCGCTGGTCCGGGTCGAAGGGATGGCGGGATCTGTCGCCTATCGCGTCGGGCAGTTGCGGGCGCTTGTTTCCGGGGATGTCCGGGTGGTGGAGGGGGCAGAGAGTGCCGACCTTTGGCGCCGGGTGCGGGATGTTGCAGCCTTCGCCGGGCAGCCCGGTGCGGTCTGGCGGCTTGCGGTGGTGCCGACGGCGGCGGCGGGCGTTGTGGCTGCCGTGGGCGGTGAGGCGGTCTGGGATTGGGGCGGCGGCCTTGTCTGGCTCCTGACAGCCGAGGGCCGGGCCGAGGCGGTGCGCGCGGCCGTCGCCGGGCATGGCCATGCAACGCTGATCCGGGGCGAGGGCGCGCCGGTCTTTCCACCCGAGGCGGCAGAGGTCGCGGCGCTGGGGGCTGGCTTGCGGGAACGGTTCGACCCGCGCGGGATCTTGAACCGGGGGATGATGGGCTGA
- the glcF gene encoding glycolate oxidase subunit GlcF, producing MQTTFTPEQLKDPGIQRANEILRSCVHCGFCTATCPTYQVLGDELDSPRGRIYLIKDMLEKGRPADEKTVKHIDRCLSCLACMTTCPSGVHYMHLVDQARAYIEKTYKRPFGDRVLRAVLARVIPYPTRFRLALLGAKIARPFAFLVPDKRLKAMLAMAPKQIPPVSRNDDAQVFPAIGERRMRVALMTGCAQKALNTDINDATIRLLRRLGCEVVVAKGAGCCGALTHHMGKEDLSHSSAAANIRAWMAEKAGAGLDAIVINTSGCGTTVKDYGHMFRLDPLAADAATIAGLAKDVSEVLTTLGLPQGAPKGLRVAYHAACSLQHGQQIKTAPKDLLKRVGFEVVEPADSHLCCGSAGTYNLLQPEISQQLKARKVQTLEAKAPQIIAAGNIGCMLQIGSGTAVPVVHTVELLDWATGGPKPRALQD from the coding sequence ATGCAGACGACGTTCACACCGGAGCAGTTGAAGGACCCCGGCATCCAGCGCGCAAACGAAATCCTGCGCTCTTGCGTGCATTGCGGGTTCTGCACGGCGACCTGCCCGACCTATCAGGTGCTTGGCGACGAACTGGACAGCCCGCGCGGCCGGATCTACCTGATCAAGGACATGCTGGAAAAAGGCCGCCCGGCAGATGAAAAGACGGTCAAGCATATTGACCGCTGCCTGTCCTGCCTTGCCTGCATGACGACCTGCCCGTCGGGGGTGCATTACATGCATCTGGTCGATCAGGCGCGGGCCTATATCGAAAAGACCTACAAACGGCCCTTTGGCGACCGCGTCTTGCGGGCGGTGCTGGCGCGGGTGATCCCCTATCCGACGCGGTTCCGGCTTGCGCTTCTCGGAGCCAAGATCGCGCGGCCGTTTGCGTTTCTTGTGCCCGACAAACGGCTGAAAGCCATGCTGGCGATGGCGCCAAAGCAGATCCCCCCGGTCAGCCGCAACGACGACGCGCAGGTCTTTCCCGCCATCGGGGAACGCCGGATGCGGGTGGCCCTGATGACCGGCTGTGCGCAAAAGGCGCTGAACACCGACATCAATGACGCCACCATCCGCCTCTTGCGCCGGCTGGGATGTGAGGTCGTGGTGGCCAAGGGCGCCGGCTGCTGCGGGGCCTTGACGCATCACATGGGGAAGGAAGACCTGTCCCATAGCTCAGCCGCGGCCAACATCCGGGCATGGATGGCGGAAAAGGCCGGGGCGGGGCTGGATGCGATTGTCATCAACACCTCTGGCTGCGGCACCACGGTCAAGGATTACGGGCACATGTTCCGGCTGGACCCCCTCGCCGCCGACGCTGCCACGATCGCAGGGCTGGCCAAGGATGTCAGCGAGGTGCTGACCACCCTCGGCCTGCCCCAAGGCGCGCCCAAGGGCCTGCGCGTCGCCTATCACGCGGCCTGCAGCCTGCAGCACGGCCAGCAGATCAAGACTGCGCCCAAGGACCTGTTGAAGCGCGTCGGGTTCGAGGTGGTGGAGCCTGCCGATAGCCACCTCTGTTGCGGGTCGGCCGGGACATACAACCTGCTGCAGCCCGAGATCAGCCAGCAACTGAAGGCCCGCAAGGTCCAGACGCTGGAGGCGAAGGCGCCGCAGATCATCGCGGCTGGCAACATCGGCTGCATGCTGCAGATCGGGTCGGGAACCGCTGTTCCGGTGGTGCATACGGTGGAACTGCTGGACTGGGCGACCGGCGGGCCAAAGCCCCGCGCTTTGCAGGACTGA